GTCCGCACCTACGACTCGATCGCCGACATCATGCGCGACGTCGCGCTCGGCCGTATCAAGGCCGGCTTCGCCGACCAGCCGATTGTCGCGTACCAGATCGAGCACGGCGTCAATCGCCAGGTGCGGCTGGTACCCGAATACCAGAGCGTCGTGAAGGGTCAGGTGTGCTTCATCGTGCGCAAGGGCGACAACGCGACGCTCGAACAGCTCAACGGTGCGATCCGCAAGATGAAGAGCGACGGCACGCTGCAGCAGATCCTGCAGAAGTGGCACATGAGCTGAGCGTCGGCGCTCGATTCCCGACCGGCAACGCCCGCGCGTCGCGGGCATCCCCAGCGGCGTGCCGTTCGGACGTCGCATAGGAGACCTCATGTTTTTCCAGAACGCGATCGATTTCCTGCCGATCCTGCTGAAGGGCGCGGTGGTCACGATCGAGATCACCGCATGCGCGTTCGTGCTCAGCTCGGTGCTCGGGCTGATCCTCGCGTTGATGAAGGTGTCGCGCAATCGTGCCGTCGCGACGGCCGGCAGCACGATCGTCAACGTGATCCGCGGGCTGCCGATCATCGTGCAGCTGTTCTACATGTACTTCGTGCTGCCCGATCTCGGCGTGCAACTGTCGGCGTTCCAGGCCGGCGTGCTCGGCCTCGGCATCGCGTATTCGGCGTATCAGGCCGAGAACTTCCGCGCCGGCATCGAGGCGATCGACCGCGGCCAGATCGAAGCCGCGCATGCGATCGGCATGCGCGGCCCGATGATCATGCGGCGCGTGGTGCTGCCGCAGGCGTTCCGCATCGCGCTGCCGCCGTACGGCAACACGCTGGTGATGCTGCTGAAGGATTCGTCGGTCGCGTCGACGATCACGGTCGCGGAAATCACGCGTGCCGGCCAGCTGATCGCATCGTCGACGTTCCAGAACATGAGTGTCTACACGCTCGTCGCGCTGCTGTATCTCGCGCTCGGCCTGCCGCTGATGTTCGGCGTGAACCGGCTCGGCAAGCGGCTCGCACTGAGGAGGGGCGCATGATCCGGATCGATTCCATCCATAAACGGTTTCAGCAGCACGCGGTGCTGAAGGGCGTGAGCCTCGACGTGCAGCAGGGTGAAGTCGTGTGCCTGATCGGGCCGTCCGGTTCCGGCAAGTCGACCGTGCTGCGCTGTATCAACGGCTTCGAGACCTACGACGAAGGGTCGATCACGATCGACGGCGTGACGGTCGACGCGCATTCGAAGCGGATTCACGAGCTGCGGATGCGGGTCGGCATGGTGTTCCAGCGCTTCAACCTGTTTGCCCACCGCACGGCGCTCGAGAACGTGATGGAAGGGCCGGTGCACGTGCGGCGCGTGCCGGCCGCGCAGGCGCGCGAGCAGGCCCGCGCGCTGCTCGACAAGGTCGGCCTCGCGCACCGGATGAACGCGTATCCGTCGGAGCTGTCGGGCGGG
This is a stretch of genomic DNA from Burkholderia cenocepacia. It encodes these proteins:
- a CDS encoding amino acid ABC transporter permease; this translates as MFFQNAIDFLPILLKGAVVTIEITACAFVLSSVLGLILALMKVSRNRAVATAGSTIVNVIRGLPIIVQLFYMYFVLPDLGVQLSAFQAGVLGLGIAYSAYQAENFRAGIEAIDRGQIEAAHAIGMRGPMIMRRVVLPQAFRIALPPYGNTLVMLLKDSSVASTITVAEITRAGQLIASSTFQNMSVYTLVALLYLALGLPLMFGVNRLGKRLALRRGA
- a CDS encoding amino acid ABC transporter ATP-binding protein, coding for MIRIDSIHKRFQQHAVLKGVSLDVQQGEVVCLIGPSGSGKSTVLRCINGFETYDEGSITIDGVTVDAHSKRIHELRMRVGMVFQRFNLFAHRTALENVMEGPVHVRRVPAAQAREQARALLDKVGLAHRMNAYPSELSGGQQQRVAIARALAMEPQAILFDEPTSALDPELVGEVLGVMRGLARDGMTMVVVTHEMAFAREVADRVCFLHDGTICESGPARAVLTQPSHPRTQEFLRRLLASDGADHPDRT